The Leptospira tipperaryensis genomic sequence AAAAAATCAAACCTAAAAAATCAAAACTGAGATCGTGTTGATTTTCGGGAATTCCTTGTGTCTTCGCTTTCGACTTTGCAACTCCTAGAATTCTAAAACCCTGAGAAGAATATTTTTCGACGACGTTCGCCCATTCGTTTAACAATTCTTTCGGAAAATGACAAAGATCAAAGATCGCCTCCGGAGCTCCCTTAGCTCCGATGAGAACTTCTTCGTCTTCCCGAGACAACCACGCATAACTCAAGGCCATGAGTTTGGAAGAGAGAGGATATTCTTTTTTAAGCTCCCAGTCAAAGTGGATGTGTTCAGTTCCGGAAAGAAAGGTAATCCCCAAATCACGAATTGCTTTTTCCATAGGATCGTATGGATCCTTTTTGGATGCGAGCAGAGCGAATTCCAAAAGAGAATGAAACCTTTCCGGAATTTCCAAAAGTTTAGAATCACATTCCAAGTGTTCCCCTTCGCAATAAAGACCTCGGACCTTCATATTGTTTTCGGTGAGGGTCCCGGTTTTATCTACGCAGAGAACAGTGGCAGCGCCTAACGTTTCGATGGCGCTTAAGTTTTTTGTCAAAACTCCGATTTTGGAAATTCTCCAGGCGCCTAAGGAAAAGAAAACGCTCAAAACGACGGGAATCTCCTCCGGTAAGACGGCCATTGAAAAAGTGAGTCCCGCGAGAATCGCTTCCAACCAACGTCCGTGACGTAATCCAAGACCGACGATGAGAAAGATACAAAGAACTCCGGCAAACAAGGAAAAGGTGATCGTAAAACGTTTGATCTCCGCTTGAAGGGGACTTTCCGATTGAGAGATATTCTTCAACTCTCTTCCTATCTTTCCGATTTCGGTGGAATCTCCCGTTGCGATAACTTGAAATACTCCTTCCCCCGCGACTACCGTACATCCCGCAAAAACGAGGCCTTGTCTACTTGCAGAATTTTGAATATTCTTCTCTAAATCTGCAATCGATTCTTTTTGGATGCTCGCCGATTCTCCGGTCAAAAGAGATTCGTCCACGTTGAGGTTTAAGGAGAATGTCAAAAATCCGTCCGCTGAAATCCGATCTCCTTCCTGAAGAATCACCACGTCACCCGGAACCACTTCTCTGGAAGGAAGGATCGTGACCTTTCCGTCTCGGATGACTCTGGCTTTGAGCGGGGCGAGTTCTTTTAAGGAAGCGAGTGCGTTTTTGGATTTGTTATTCTGATAAATCGTGATGGAAATAACAGCGATCACCGCGAGCGACAACATGCCGGCTTCTTCCAGATTTCCTAAAACTCCATACAAGATCCCGCAGAGGATGAGAAGGGACAACATAGGTTCGGAAATGACCGAAAGAATCATTTTCCAAAAAGATTCTTTCTGACTACTCAGTTCGTTCGGACCAAAACGTTTGAGCTTTTCGAAAGCTTCTTTCGAACTTTGACCTTTCGGTAAATTTTTTTC encodes the following:
- a CDS encoding cation-translocating P-type ATPase, whose translation is MPNPSYEKNLPKGQSSKEAFEKLKRFGPNELSSQKESFWKMILSVISEPMLSLLILCGILYGVLGNLEEAGMLSLAVIAVISITIYQNNKSKNALASLKELAPLKARVIRDGKVTILPSREVVPGDVVILQEGDRISADGFLTFSLNLNVDESLLTGESASIQKESIADLEKNIQNSASRQGLVFAGCTVVAGEGVFQVIATGDSTEIGKIGRELKNISQSESPLQAEIKRFTITFSLFAGVLCIFLIVGLGLRHGRWLEAILAGLTFSMAVLPEEIPVVLSVFFSLGAWRISKIGVLTKNLSAIETLGAATVLCVDKTGTLTENNMKVRGLYCEGEHLECDSKLLEIPERFHSLLEFALLASKKDPYDPMEKAIRDLGITFLSGTEHIHFDWELKKEYPLSSKLMALSYAWLSREDEEVLIGAKGAPEAIFDLCHFPKELLNEWANVVEKYSSQGFRILGVAKSKAKTQGIPENQHDLSFDFLGLIFLEDPIRESVPASVLECKRAGIKVVMITGDHAGTAKSIANQIGFDPSESVIGGDELETLSDEELVSRLDHVRIFCRIRPHQKLKIVRCFQSKGETVAMTGDGVNDTLALHAAHIGISMGKRGTDVAREASDLVLLDDNFSSIVKAVMLGRRIYENIQKSVSYIISVHIPIIGMSLLPVLTGDPLYFFPAHVLLLELIIDPACTLVFEGVDAEKHIYASPPRRGKENLISFRNASVSLIRGGLIFLALVALSFWGKHEHWTFEKIRSLSFLCLVSSNLGMILIHLSKELPFYKVLSKSNPIFYWICTLTILILALIFHVDLLTHLFGFEKISSIDVFSSVAIGLSVSLLWELPKIQDNS